CCGTACCGGGAGTCCCCATAGTGAGTGATGACATCACGTCATCCTCGTCATCTTCTACGTCCACGTCATCATGTTTTTTATGACTGGAGTTTTTTAAGGTTTTTGAGATGGAGACATTTCCCAAACCGCCTTCACCACCGTGAGCAACGATAAGTCGTTGACCCGGTTCGGTCAACTCAGCGACATTATACTCGACATGTTCTTCTTCTTGTTCTTCTGTGTCTTCCGATTCTTCTTCACTTTCGTTCACTTTATCTTCATGCTCTGATTCAGAAACAGAGCTCATTTTTTCTTCATCCCAAAAGTCAAAGCTTTCGGCATCGACAGTTGACTTGGTACAAGTTTGTGAAGAAGATTTAGGCACTTTCATTTCTTTTACGGTTTCTTTGGATTTAGTAAGAGTCGAGTCGTTATGAGCATTTTCGTGTTGATTATTATCGAGGGTAGAAGGAATCTCCCAAGGGTTCAAAGGTGCAGAGGCCCCCTTTTCAACAAAAGATGGCATGTCACCCGCAACGAGATGAAGTACTGTGCCAACAGGTACTACGACCACCTGTTGTTAAACAAGACATTGGTTGTAAAAcaatgtaaaaaaaatcgtttgtaTGCTGAAAGGCTCGAAATTAATTAACTAAAAGGGAAAAGAGACAAACAGTTGAGCCAGTTGAAGTAAGCAGTGACATAATCAGGTGTTcatcttttatttttctttttgaaaCCTTTACATGAACTTTTTGTAACCTTCAAAATAGTTTTTACAATCAAATAGTAGATGTTTATTGCAATAACAGGTTTTATAATCATACTATAGGGACTGATATCAAGTAATTGTATATCAAAGAAGAAAATATGTTAGTGGGGTCAACTCGACAAATCTTACCCTTTTTTTAAAATTTTTGGAACTGCCCAACCTGACACGTTTTGATCTGAATTATCCAACTCTAACTTGTTATTTTGCAACCTATGATTCTTCTACAAGGTTCCAAATAGAGAGATGAAACTGAATATGACCTTATCATCTCCTCGGCTTCCGATCTTATTCTTCGAAGCTCCGTGCCCTCCTCTCTTTGCATTCTGTTCGACACAATGCTAATTCATAAGTGCAAGTTTACATTTTTATGTGGAAGGATAAAAAAAAGTGGGTAGAAAAATGAAAGTGGATATCATAACAAGAAATTAAGGAAAAAGGAACAAACAATATGATGTTGCAGGCTACTCAAATCCCAAACCGTTTGGGAACATTCTAGTATCACATCACCACCTCTTCCACCATTTCCACCTACACACCATAGATTAAGATAGCGTTAAAATCCAAATAACAAAACTACTCGTATGAACATACTTACAACTAGACCCGACAAACAAGACCCAAAGCTTCAAAAATGGGTCTAGTGGGTTTAGTAtaagacccaaatgggtccaagCACATAATAGAAAATATCACTTcaagacccaaatgggtccaatCACATAATAGGAAAAATTACttgaagacccaaatgggtccaagTAAATAAGCAAAAAAAAAACTTCCGTTTTCGGAGCGCGTTTTCTGCGGGCATTTTCGGCGCGTGTTTCTGGCGCGCGTTTTCAGCACGCGTTTTCGCCACGCGTTTTCGTCGCCCGTTTTCGACACGGGTCTTGACTCAACCCGACCTGAGTCTTGACTCAACCCGACctgggtctcgacccaacccgttcGACTTATTTAATTATGACCCATTTCGACCCAAACCCATTTAATccttgacccaacccgacccgtttgccaggtatactTACAACTGTCAGATCTTATATGTAATTCTaaaaacacttaataaacataattGCTCACCATCCGCTTTACCACGGCGGTCGTGTCGACTACGGTGGAAGCTAAAGCAGCCATTACCACCATCTCCCCCTTTAGCACAGATCCTACGGCGGTCTATCATTCTACGGTCCTTCAAAACCAAACATTAAAGAAATTTAGACAAAAATTGTTTGACATAAAAATAAGTTAGATGAAATGCATTTTTCTTCAAGGAATAGTAACAAAAAGCCAGGAAGGTGACTTGTATGGGTGCAAGCTTTGGCTTTTTGCAAGGGGCATCCGAGAATTCATAAGTTTGAAGAATCCATGAAGATTTTGAGTATTTTGTGTAAGCCTTCAAATGATGCAGACGGGTCTTACAACGTAACCACATCTTTACTATTGTTAAATATCACCCTTCAAGAACAAATTTACATCACTAATGGATCAATAGTTAATACAGACAGATATTTGGATTAAGTTACTTGCTGGCTTTCTTGCTTAAATTCTGACATATATCATAAACAATAAACAATGAGCCGAGTGACAATCAGTTACGAAATATACTTGTTGGCACTCGTATAACGGAAAACATAGTAGTTGATGGAGGATCAGATTTATGGTTCAATAATACTGTCAAATAGACTTTGATTGCATATAGACTTAAAGGTTAAAAAACACCATTATCCTCTAAAGTGTAAGGAAACAATGCACATGTATGGCGACAAGCTTTCTAGAGCTTTTAGCTTCTAGCTTTTATGAAAAAGCTACTATCAAGTAAAATGCTATGTTTGGTTACAAGAGCTTAAAGCTTTTTGAGGGAGTGAAAAAGCAAAAAGCTAAAAGTTAATTGAACTAGCATTTGGGAAAAAGATTTTAGCCTTTtgtcattttactctttattttaaCTGTTTCAGCTACCCTGCCAAAcacctaaatacatataaaaagctaACAGCTACAGGCTACTAGCAACCAGCTAACAGCTACAGGCTAACATCTACAGGCTAACAGCTATCAACTAAAAGCTACCaactagttttgccaaacatacccaaTATCATGACGTAGATATAGCCATATATGCTAGCATAGATGGTAGAACTACACTGGTATGAAATGCAATTGGAATTAGCAACtgcattttgtttttttttttacaactgatTTCATACAAGTACTAATGTGCTGGTTCTCATAGTCTCCTACTTATATGAAAATGTGTATGTCTATGTTCAACATATATTTGTATGATGCATTAAGCGCTCATGGAATTCTTTATCGAACAATGTGAAATAAATGTTCATCTAGACCACCTATGCATCCGAGCTCTTTATAAAACGCATAGAAAAAGAAATAGTAAACACAAATTCTAGAACAACTTTCAGTCAGACAAAACATCAAACACCTGGAGTGCAACTCGTAAAACGCTGAAACTTAACAACCAATGCAATTCCTATAGCCAAATAGGCCACAAATTAATGCATCAGAACGCATAAAACTAAATAAAGCGGAGTACTCAAAAACATACGCATGATATAATCAACTGCAGCTAACGATGATTAAGAATATTCAATTATCCAAtgccaaagatcacacctttctgaAAAAAGGGGAAAAACAGTAAAATTACCTGGTAATTATTTGGGTATATATGTTAAATGATGGCAATCTTGCAATGCTTTGGCAGTAGGTTTAGTTTTTACCAGACATCCATCGGCCAGCATTCGTTTACGCTTACCCTATTGGGTCGAAAGTTTTATGGAGTACGAGTACAATATagtgatatacatatacatatacatatatacatatattaatattaaattaaatatcccTATCCCTACATCTTACAAAGCGTGAATTTTAAATCTGACGTGTAAAGCTGACCTTATTTTCAGTGCTTCATTTCCACGTGTTAATCCGAAAATTAAACCAGATTAATAAACCTAATTACTAGAAATTTACACGTGTACAAATAAAATACGGTATACATTTGAAATTGTAGAGATAACCACCTACAAATCCCCacgtctctccctctctctcttataAATTGAAAAACCTAAATCATTATCGCCGTCGATTATGGCTTCACGGCGGAGTAATAGATGTTGTCGTTATCACCATTTTATCCGTCACGATTTTTGCTAAATTACGGTATACATTTTATTCATTAAGCCTGAGTAATTGATTTCGTCGGCCTCCGCTCCGGCCAGTTATTCGGAGAGTTTTGAATGACCATGAATGACCATTAAAATCAATTATAAAGGTTCAATTGCAGGTTTATGTCGATATCTGGGTCACCAGATGATGAGTATAACATCAATCCTCCCTCTTTTATAAACCCTAGGAAAAAAACGATGCACTGATCCATCGAATTCTTCAGCGCCATTCGTAAGGTTTTCTTTATACAATCTCGATTTGCTCTCCGTTTGTTAacaggttcgttttcctaattttttcAACAAATATTCCACCACCATTAACTTTCTTAGATGAAAAAATTGAAAATTAAAATGTTTTATGTGTATGTAGGTTTCTCAAATATATAAGTGCATATTCAGTTGAACCCTAAAGGTACTTCTTTTATAGAATCACTGTAATTTTTTTTAATGTTTCTCAAATATATAAGTGCATATTCAGTTGAACCCTAAAGGTACTTCTTTTATAGAATtactgtaattttttttttaagatcaTGAGAATATTTTTGCTTTCAAATGGGTATTACTTTAGTAAACATTACAAATTTGTGCTTCTTTGATTAGAGACAGTTGGATGTAACAAGGTTTACTGAGTTTGAAATGTAAAAAAAGCGACAAATGTATTCTTCTTTGATTAGAGACAGTTGAAATGTAACAAATGGATTGTTTATTGAACCATTTACTTTCAAATGTGTTTTACTTTAGTAAACATTTATGTGTGCTTCTATGATTAGAGACAATTGGAGTGTAAGAAGCTTtactgcttttgaaatgtaaaaaaaAAGTAACAAGTGGAGTGTTTTTTACCCATTTACTTTGAAGAAATCAGAAGTGtaatttttttaaagttttaaactTTATGTGCTATTTTTTGTTAACAATAATATTCAGTGACCCATTTGATGTTTTTATTAGTTCTttggacccatttgacccatttagtGGGGTGTCCCAGGTACAATATATCATACTGATTTTCATAAGTTCATACCTAAACATGTTGGATTTTGTTCTGCTGCTGTCTCATATAACATATATGTTATCATTTTTTGTTTATACTTGGTTTGATAAGTACATACTTATTAGTCATCAAGTTGACTAATACATTGATATTTGTAGTAGTTCTTTGGACCCAACTGACCCATTTATTGGGGTGAAGAATTACAATAGTTCATACTGAGATAAAACAAAGTTCATACCAATTTGACCCATTCATATGTGTGCTTCTTTGATTATAGACATCAAATGTAAGAAGGTTTATTGCTTTTTAAGTATAAAGAAAGGAAGTAAAATGTGGAGTTATTTTTTTACCCATTTACTTTGATGAGGTCAAAACTGTAATTTATGTTAAAGTTTTAAGCTTACTATGCTGTTTTTTGTTAACAAAAATTAGGGACAAACTAATAAAGAATGTGTGATGACTCgaaaatttatgaccaaatttaaactttatctttaaatgatttaatgtttccgacacgataagcaaagtatatgaatttgaatctcaaaattttagaaatatttcatgtattaaattacatttgactgctctcgacgattcatgaacaattatatgtatgtatatatatatgtacaagtaaaaaaacgactttcctaccgtaaaacactatttactacagtaaaatgactttgctacagtaaaacacaatttgctacagcaaaacactatttgctacagtgaaacgtaTTTTGCTACagcgatttgctacagtaaacactatttgctacagtaaacactatttgatatcgacgaactagcaaacaaaaacaggataaggcggccatgcgatcgcatggcaaaaacactgaaaactcgtgcgatcgcatggagtcagatttcaggaaaagtctataaattgaattcgattTATGTTcgtttacacacacatatatctctctattatttatatttatattattattaatattattattattattattattattattattattattattattattattattattattattattattattattattattattaagattaatattatattattattattaatcttattattattattagtaatattatacataaaatattacgacgaggtcatgagcgtgtcactttttaaaatggattttcatacgggataaagctaagaaaattatgggtattattcgagggttatgctcgtaaagtcaaacctagtgtttatcatctccgtacgtctacgtacttttctgaaatattgaatcacaatattgatacattgagatctacgattatttggaattccgggtttcggtcacattacgatgaacaactttatgtgctgctaaggtgagtttcattgctccctttttaattgcttttgcaatatatatttttgggctgagaatacatgcaatttattttaaacgcaatggatacaagtacatacttaattctacactgagtttaaaccgaaaatcccttagctttggtaactagtaactgtcagtacataggatgtggactggtgggcgcgaataacagtatatggatccatagggcttgacatccccgtccgagctagagcactagccttttaacggacgtgtgttatttgagtttaggacacgttggtttgcgtgtattaaaacgaatggggtatttatcattataacgttaaagtttagttaccagggtgctctgttatgtagaatctattgataaacatttctggatgaaacaactgaaatcttgtgatccatctttatatacagattatgcaaaacatacaaactatgaactcaccaacctttgtgttgacacttgttagcatgtttattctcaggttccctagaagtcttccgctgtttgctattatgatatacaagctatgtgcacggagtcttacatggcatatttttcaagaaaacgttgcattaaccaattcatcaccatgtaccttattttgactgcattgtcaacgaaagtactattgtaaactattatatacggtgattgtctatatgtagaaatcatcagatgtcgaaaacctttgatttaaatatacatttatggcgtgccttttcaaaagaatgcaatgtttacaaaacgtatcatatagaggtcaaatacctcgcaatgaaatcaatgaatgacgtgttcgtccatatggatttggagcgatcgtcacagttggtatcagagcgttggtcctagcgaaccaggtcttgcatgagtgtgtctaactgataattgttaggatacattagtaagtctggacttcgaccgtgtctgcatgtcaaaagttttgctcatcattttttgtcggaaattacctgcttatcattgctagtctagacacgttttactgcattgattgcatgaatagtgtatagacaaaattcatatcttagcgtatctgttactgtaaacttttcctgacatcttccgaaaatttctccgtgatttatggaatttggtattatatatacatatgtaaattatgtattgaagaataccaaactaaattctataatctaattcatataaaaaaaaatcatctccctaattatacaagatggatcctgtatctagttcaaattccttaaactctgacagctattctgatatggatattcacctgaattccgaagacagtgtaaccggaatggatcaaccaattagccatcatctattctggatgaattggggatgggttcgtagcctacttaactattggagacaagaagaaggcgatcccttccatccaccacattgccctcttggcgaagaacctgaagcacttaccggcgaacctgttcgtaataccgttttctctctcatttccagaatatctagtcatgattatatactatctcacattctaaatcttattcgtccgctcgtccgaaccaccgatcatcccggtataatagaagaagtcaacgagcttcgcgctcgggtagtggctttggagaatatggtgcgaaagttacaaacaccagcagcagcaccagcagcataaccagtaccaccatcatcaacaacaacagtaccattaccaccaccaacaaccacatccgcatcccacacctcaatatcacatctaaaaactgtacttcggatatcaacatcatacgcaccgtagataccaaggagtgccaacaacaataaatgatgaagtactgattcataacttcatcgaagaaatattctacggtgattatgtaatctctaaaatcttagagattatttatcccagttctaaccgaaaatcagataaatagaaggaagaatagaaaccctgacaagaatgatacgtaaggtacaagctagacttgttttaccaacagcatcaatagtacccttagcctcaccagcacagttagtgctgtcaacatcattagaatcatcagcacctctaacatcacaagctccgccagttcaagaaagcaccgtggatattattacaagtcaacaacgcgtatatttgtatcaacgagttatgaaatattaactcattccctctgaagaatttatatgtatatcttatatatattttaaaaccatcataaatcttttcgtactaagctattaagtatgaattgaaaaaaagggtaaatactactcggttaaattcatattactaatatgctatgatgtacatcattcgttaacaacttaaccttcattaactacaatctctgtttcaatccaaagaattccatttcataataaaccaagtgtattaatcaattacataattgattttacattttcaatttcaatatactcgaaacttttcagaaaacatcatctgtgccttgtaagcttcacaaaaattccacgagcaccaacatccttcaccgaagaatatcaataagaataaataatgaagtatcgattacattagcgaaatactccacaaagattatgcaatctttaatgttttagagattaattatttctaagtcaagccgaaaattaaatgagcttaatatgatattaactcattaaatctgtgttatatctgaagaaaatatacatacatatattttcataaagacggtaataaaaaattcttttgtacaaagtattaattgtgaaatctttaacgggtgggtaatacccgggaaatatataagttcgcaattaatatgttacattgtacattcttcaactttgattcaaaaattattaacaatgctcacaatgatatacaatcgttttcatacaaattcgattacatattgacggatcagaatccaagtcataactctgaaccggtgacatcattcttagatctcgacatctttcaaagctatattttgacttcataactgtgcaagatcctttagcgttgtttttaccgaaaataatcttgcaatccttttcaaagtatccagttttatcacacttccaaccaacttcgaattttcatattagccttattgtgactttgatatatacgttcttgttactgggaaacctttcatgttccaccacattagcagtaaatttaccaacaagaccttccgaaaaatcataatattcattgaaaccctatcattcatccacatcttgtaacaataattgtcatatcaactaccgggaattagcaatcagtatttcgaatatcgcagcaattctacgtcaagagttatatatatacatataatgtctatcttctagacttacatacttcgaatgtgaagtttctgaaaaacaccttaaactacgaactagttctcgaaatcttgaaaaatgctgatgaagcagcaaaaactgtaaacgaccttaacagtaaaaagtttgatgataaaggatagtgtgctggcaaagctcagaaaaagagaaagtttggaactggaaaacggattgagcaaagtatgaaagaggctgtggataaatcacaaggacgaaatctgccttcaaagaatccaaatgattcagtatctgctgaagtcattagtgaataccttgctccttactctaaaacctttgcggacaatattcttcatcatcatcttatcttaaatattctaagatatcatcgtatttcccattataaatatcctccatatttctgaagatatttttcgaaaccattcttatctgaaatcattacctcttcgcgctatctgtgttacatcatataagaaactattttagtttctaaaatctgaaaaattcgaaaaaatggatgttttgaagtaatgttgggaactgaagcatgagttagtataatataatgacacttgatcaacgtgattatattacagtaagtcatgttgagtttctaatggaacgtgacaaaggttcacagatcataccctcatcatgaaccatgttacataactctttcattctatttaacctctaaacatatcaagaaaatatttttcttgatgattcggttttttttcgaggtattctggtaatttgacaagtcagattgtgccattaccgtttctttcttagaatattaattatgttcatttcaaaatccatacctacgaattttggaccattattcgcttgacttaaagtcgggaagagaaaacgaaagcataaagctccgaaatataaaggagaaaataagcccgataacaaccccgatatttacaaaccgtgtatataaatgcgtatagcaatattaagacacgggagaatgaaaaacactataaccccaaggtaatggtagaagaaaataacttcctccggtggtagatgaaaaagaagaatgacagatatgaaagttaagagtatatcaagaatcagaactggatgaagcattttcacaatcttttgaaagtatgaattaaggaagaagatgtaggagtgatgaaaataatgaaacggaagtggttaatttatagcaaaatatcagacatagcaatcgaggcagattacgcatttaatca
The window above is part of the Rutidosis leptorrhynchoides isolate AG116_Rl617_1_P2 chromosome 1, CSIRO_AGI_Rlap_v1, whole genome shotgun sequence genome. Proteins encoded here:
- the LOC139876268 gene encoding probable GTP-binding protein OBGM, mitochondrial, with the translated sequence MWLRCKTRLHHLKAYTKYSKSSWILQTYEFSDAPCKKPKLAPIQDRRMIDRRRICAKGGDGGNGCFSFHRSRHDRRGKADGGNGGRGGDVILECSQTVWDLSSLQHHINAKRGGHGASKNKIGSRGDDKVVVVPVGTVLHLVAGDMPSFVEKGASAPLNPWEIPSTLDNNQHENAHNDSTLTKSKETVKEMKVPKSSSQTCTKSTVDAESFDFWDEEKMSSVSESEHEDKVNESEEESEDTEEQEEEHVEYNVAELTEPGQRLIVAHGGEGGLGNVSISKTLKNSSHKKHDDVDVEDDEDDVMSSLTMGTPGTESVLILELKSIADVGLVGMPNAGKSTLLGALSKAQPKIGHYAFTTLRPNLGKLYFEDLSLMVADIPGLIKGAHQNRGLGHAFLRHIERTRVLAYVLDLAAALDGRKGVPPWEQLRDLIMELEFYDEGLSGKPALVVANKIDEAGADEVYNELRRRVRGVNIFPVCAVLDEGVPELKDGLRMLVNGEDSNKITLDDIEVD